One region of Gossypium raimondii isolate GPD5lz chromosome 6, ASM2569854v1, whole genome shotgun sequence genomic DNA includes:
- the LOC128041713 gene encoding uncharacterized protein LOC128041713, with protein sequence MKRSKCQNREKDTGRFRRDLEPSRSSDRPKKKAGCGSREHQVKDCPQRLTQMQATGQGFVQPVRGGQQPPRGREQVRSENGVGRGRGTFGRGVGNSEARQPVLVYAAHCREDDDAPDVIIDDGVESARTISQGRQVIQRCGPRVQGVIFLADLMELLFGDFDLILGMDWLVKHRASFDCAAKRMVLKTTEDEEVVVIGEQRNVLINVISALRVEKLVRKGCETVLAYINTSNFEGPSVGDVRNVKDFFDVFPNELSRLPPSHEVKFGIELLPGMAPVSVAPYKMALKDLVESKAQIQELLDRGFIRPSVSPWGAPVLFVKKKDGTMHDILVYSRTEDEHDAHPQIILQILREKQLYAKFSKCELWLREVTFLGHVVSSAGIRVDPRKFEAVLEWKPSKTVSKIQSFLGLARYYRRFVEGFSLIAASLTKLLHKGVLFIWTDK encoded by the exons ATGAAGCGCTCTAAGTGCCAGAACCGTGAGAAAGATACAGGCAGGTTTAGGAGGGATTTAGAGCCCTCACGTTCTTCTGATAGGCCTAAAAAGAAGGCCGG atgtgggTCTAGGGAGCATCAAGTTAAGGATTGTCCTCAGAGGCTAACGCAGATGCAAGCTACAGGTCAGGGTTTTGTTCAGCCAGTGAGAGGTGGTCAGCAGCCACCAAGAGGCCGTGAGCAGGTTAGAAGTGAAAATGGTGTAGGTCGAGGTCGTGGAACATTTGGTAGAGGTGTTGGCAACAGTGAGGCAAGACAACCAGTACTGGTCTATGCTGCTCATTGCCGTGAGGATGATGATGCTCCAGATGTTATAATTG ACGACGGTGTTGAGTCCGCTAGGACAATCAGTCAGGGTAGACAAGTTATTCAGAGATGTGGCCCTAGGGTTCAAGGAGTTATATTTCTAGCAGATTTAATGGAGCTACTGTTTGGTGATTTTGACCTAatcttggggatggattggttggtaAAACACCGTGCAAGTTTCGATTGTGCTGCTAAGCGTATGGTATTAAAGACTACTGAGGATGAGGAGGTGGTTGTGATTGGGGAGCAAAGGAATGTTCTGATTAATGTGATCTCTGCTTTAAGGGTTGAAAAATTGGTTCGCAAGGGTTGTGAGACGGTTCTAGCCTATATTAATACATCTAATTTTGAGGGTCCTTCTGTTGGAGATGTCAGAAATGTTAAGGATTTTTTCGATGTATTTCCTAATGAGCTCTCTAGGTTACCTCCGAGCCACGAGGTCAAATTTGGAATTGAGCTCCTGCCAGGAATGGCTCCAGTGTCTGTCGCCCCTTATAAGATGGCACTAAAAGACTTGGTGGAATCAAAAGCTCAAATCCAAGAACTATTAGATCGAGGGTTCATTCGacctagtgtgtctccgtggggagcACCAGTATTGttcgtaaagaaaaaggatgggacCATGC ATGATATCTTGGTGTATTCGAGAACTGAGGATGAACATGATGCCCATCCTCAAATTATTCTACAGATTTTAAGGGAAAAGCAATTGTACGCTAAGTTCAGTAAGTGTGAGCTCTGGTTGCGAGAAGTGACATTTCTGGGTCACGTGGTGTCTTCTGCGGGGATTAGGGTTGACCCTCGAAAATTTGAAGCTGTACTAGAATGGAAACCATCTAAGACTGTATCTAAGATTCAAAGTTTTCTGGGTCTGGCAAGGTATTACAGAcgttttgttgaggggttttccTTGATTGCTGCATCTTTGACTAAGTTGCTGCATAAAGGGGTACTGTTTATCTGGACTGATAAGTAG